One genomic region from Muriicola soli encodes:
- a CDS encoding lysophospholipid acyltransferase family protein, with product MRKLLAYPLTVLYFLIFGISLLVFHPVQWICLNWFGYHAHQKSVSYLNLVLMWCTYILGTRYTFINKQQIPEDKPLIIVSNHQSMNDIPPIIWYLRKHHPKFVSKIELGKGIPSVSFNLRHGGSALIDRKDSKQALLAISKLGKYIEKHNRSAVIFPEGTRSRTGHPKKFQTTGLKVLMKQAPSALIVPISINNSWKMLRYGKFPYGIGSHLIFKVHPAIANTGDADVLISRVEEQITKDIRINP from the coding sequence ATGCGAAAGCTCCTGGCTTACCCCTTAACGGTTTTGTACTTCCTCATTTTTGGAATTAGCCTGCTTGTTTTCCATCCTGTGCAATGGATATGCCTGAATTGGTTTGGGTACCACGCCCATCAAAAAAGTGTGAGCTATCTCAACCTGGTATTAATGTGGTGCACTTACATCCTGGGTACACGCTATACCTTTATCAACAAGCAGCAAATTCCTGAGGATAAACCTCTTATCATCGTTTCCAATCACCAGAGTATGAACGATATTCCGCCCATCATCTGGTATTTGAGAAAGCATCATCCCAAGTTTGTCAGTAAAATTGAATTGGGCAAGGGGATTCCAAGTGTTTCGTTTAATCTGAGACACGGAGGTTCTGCATTGATCGACAGGAAGGATAGTAAACAGGCTCTGTTGGCCATTTCGAAACTGGGTAAGTACATAGAAAAACACAACAGGAGCGCAGTTATCTTTCCCGAAGGTACCCGAAGCAGGACGGGGCACCCTAAAAAATTTCAGACAACCGGCTTAAAGGTTTTAATGAAGCAAGCTCCATCTGCCCTGATAGTACCCATCAGCATAAATAATTCATGGAAAATGCTGCGGTATGGTAAGTTTCCTTATGGTATCGGTTCCCATTTGATTTTTAAGGTGCACCCTGCAATTGCTAATACAGGAGACGCTGATGTACTTATTTCCAGAGTAGAAGAACAAATCACCAAAGACATCCGAATTAACCCATGA
- a CDS encoding BrxA/BrxB family bacilliredoxin: MYPAELVKPMREDLSTAGFEELYTAEAVNSAIGKEGTTLVVVNSVCGCAAANARPAAKLSLRNDKKPDHLITVFAGVDTEAVDAARNLMVPFPPSSPSMALFKNGELVHMIERHHIEGRPAEMIAENLTEAYNEFC; encoded by the coding sequence ATGTATCCTGCAGAATTAGTAAAACCCATGAGAGAAGACCTGTCTACAGCAGGCTTTGAAGAATTATATACCGCGGAGGCTGTAAATAGCGCCATTGGAAAAGAGGGCACTACCTTGGTAGTGGTTAACTCTGTATGCGGATGTGCAGCAGCCAATGCCAGACCTGCTGCTAAGTTAAGCCTGAGAAACGATAAAAAACCAGATCATCTTATCACGGTTTTTGCCGGGGTAGATACAGAAGCAGTTGATGCAGCGAGAAATCTAATGGTTCCTTTTCCTCCATCATCCCCCAGTATGGCATTGTTTAAAAATGGAGAACTGGTCCATATGATTGAAAGACACCATATTGAAGGTCGTCCTGCTGAGATGATTGCCGAAAATCTGACTGAGGCGTATAATGAATTTTGTTAG
- a CDS encoding HupE/UreJ family protein gives MENFWFYTKLGLEHVLDLAAYDHILFLMALVIPFSLRMWKKILTLVTVFTITHCISLALSVYKVVEVDVAWIEFLIPVTILLTALFNLWDSLKEGSVLSFQLQAVATGFFGLIHGFGFSNYFKMLMAGEDEKFNPLLGFATGIEISQIIVITAVLAVAAILEMGLKLPRKYFVIGTTSIVILITIPMIIDTWPG, from the coding sequence ATGGAAAACTTTTGGTTTTACACGAAATTAGGATTGGAGCATGTCTTAGACCTGGCTGCCTACGATCATATTTTATTTCTGATGGCCCTGGTGATCCCTTTTTCCCTCAGAATGTGGAAAAAGATTCTGACGCTGGTTACCGTATTCACCATTACGCATTGTATTTCCCTGGCTTTATCCGTTTATAAAGTGGTTGAAGTTGATGTGGCCTGGATTGAGTTTCTGATTCCGGTAACCATATTGCTGACTGCACTTTTCAATCTATGGGATAGCTTGAAAGAAGGTAGTGTACTGAGCTTTCAACTACAAGCCGTGGCAACGGGCTTTTTCGGGCTTATTCACGGTTTTGGATTTTCAAATTATTTTAAAATGCTGATGGCAGGGGAAGATGAGAAATTCAATCCCTTACTCGGCTTTGCTACCGGGATAGAAATTTCACAAATCATTGTAATTACTGCAGTATTGGCTGTAGCGGCTATTTTGGAGATGGGATTGAAATTACCCAGAAAATACTTTGTTATTGGCACCACCTCAATTGTAATTTTGATAACAATCCCCATGATAATTGACACATGGCCGGGCTAA
- a CDS encoding deoxycytidylate deaminase, translating into MAHEWGKLSYCERKQVGAIIVKDRMIISDGYNGTPTGFENFCEDEKGYTKWYVLHAEANAISKVASSTQSCEGATLYITLSPCRECSKLIHQSGIKRVVYQIAYKDGSGLEFLERAGVALEHLPHILEENA; encoded by the coding sequence ATGGCACATGAGTGGGGCAAGTTATCCTATTGTGAGCGTAAACAGGTAGGGGCTATTATTGTCAAAGACCGAATGATCATTTCAGACGGATATAACGGCACCCCTACTGGATTTGAAAATTTTTGTGAAGATGAGAAGGGCTATACAAAATGGTATGTCCTGCACGCAGAGGCGAATGCCATTTCTAAAGTAGCCTCGTCTACCCAGTCTTGTGAAGGAGCCACCTTGTACATTACTCTTTCTCCTTGTAGAGAATGTAGTAAACTGATTCACCAATCTGGCATAAAACGTGTAGTATATCAGATCGCCTATAAAGATGGATCGGGATTGGAGTTTTTAGAAAGGGCAGGGGTGGCATTGGAGCATCTGCCACATATTTTAGAAGAAAATGCGTAG
- a CDS encoding S41 family peptidase produces MKKYHYIWPAIIALALSLGILIGGKLDFNDSPEKLFTTNSKKDKLNRLIDYIDYEYVDEINTDSIVDVTVNNILEKLDPHSVYIPKEELSQVSENMKGDFVGIGINFYMYRDTITVIRTVENGPSFLEGIEPGDRILIADGDTLYGKNLPSRKIVGTLKGESGTSVDLKVYRKKEDRFFDVTLKRDRVPIKSVESFYMLTPDMGYIKINRFAESTYKEFKKALKSLQKQGAKKLTLDLRDNPGGYLGIAEQLADEFLKEGKLILFTKNNKGKIDKMFATEKGSFENQPVYVLINERSASASEIIAGALQDNDVGTIVGRRSFGKGLVQREMALGDGSAVRLTVSRYYTPTGRSIQRDYQNGSEDYYERFEDRFENGELVSADSIKVTDSLKYTTPKGKVVYGGGGIIPDVFVPIGNLEEETIKSMANLGFTPRFIFEHLEEDREQYEAYTESEFVKNFRVDDILFEKFVNFALSINISMDFYEYEERIKLYLKAALAEQLFSPNISAKIKGEIDQMLLKVIDLDRPTWQPEKPLLKE; encoded by the coding sequence ATGAAGAAGTATCATTACATATGGCCGGCAATAATCGCTTTAGCGCTGTCTTTGGGAATCCTGATAGGCGGAAAGCTCGATTTTAACGATTCACCTGAAAAGCTATTTACCACCAACTCGAAAAAGGATAAACTCAATCGCCTCATCGATTATATAGACTATGAGTATGTTGATGAGATCAATACCGATAGTATTGTTGATGTAACCGTAAATAATATCCTTGAAAAATTAGATCCCCATTCGGTCTATATTCCGAAGGAAGAACTCTCCCAGGTCTCAGAAAATATGAAGGGCGATTTTGTGGGGATCGGCATCAATTTCTATATGTACAGGGATACGATTACAGTAATCAGGACCGTAGAGAATGGCCCCAGTTTCCTTGAAGGGATTGAACCCGGCGACAGAATTTTAATTGCCGATGGAGATACCCTTTACGGCAAGAACCTGCCGAGCAGGAAAATAGTTGGAACATTAAAAGGAGAAAGCGGGACATCGGTTGATTTAAAGGTATACAGGAAAAAAGAGGACCGGTTCTTTGATGTGACCCTTAAAAGAGACAGGGTGCCGATCAAGAGCGTGGAGTCGTTTTATATGCTGACTCCTGATATGGGATACATCAAGATTAACAGATTTGCCGAGAGTACGTACAAAGAATTTAAAAAAGCACTAAAGTCATTGCAAAAACAAGGTGCAAAGAAATTAACCCTTGATCTAAGAGACAATCCCGGAGGCTATCTGGGAATAGCAGAACAATTGGCCGATGAATTCCTGAAAGAGGGAAAGCTTATCCTGTTCACCAAAAACAATAAAGGAAAGATAGATAAGATGTTTGCGACGGAAAAGGGCTCATTTGAGAACCAACCCGTTTACGTACTGATCAATGAACGATCGGCTTCTGCCAGTGAAATTATTGCCGGGGCATTACAAGACAACGACGTAGGCACAATAGTGGGGCGCAGGTCTTTCGGAAAAGGGCTTGTTCAACGCGAAATGGCCCTGGGAGACGGCTCTGCTGTTCGCTTAACCGTTTCACGTTACTATACCCCAACCGGCAGGTCTATTCAGCGGGATTACCAGAATGGAAGTGAAGACTATTACGAACGGTTTGAAGATCGATTTGAAAATGGGGAACTCGTTTCTGCAGACAGCATCAAGGTTACCGATTCACTAAAATACACTACTCCCAAGGGGAAAGTGGTCTATGGTGGTGGAGGGATTATACCTGATGTTTTTGTGCCAATCGGCAACTTAGAAGAAGAAACTATTAAGAGTATGGCTAATCTTGGCTTTACCCCCCGATTTATTTTTGAGCACCTGGAAGAAGACAGGGAACAATACGAAGCCTATACTGAATCTGAATTTGTAAAGAACTTCAGGGTAGACGATATTTTGTTTGAAAAATTCGTGAATTTTGCTTTATCGATCAACATCAGCATGGATTTCTACGAGTATGAAGAACGAATTAAATTGTATTTAAAAGCGGCTCTGGCTGAGCAGTTGTTTTCTCCAAATATTAGTGCGAAGATCAAGGGCGAAATAGATCAGATGCTACTAAAGGTAATTGATCTTGACCGGCCTACCTGGCAGCCGGAAAAGCCTCTATTAAAGGAATAA
- a CDS encoding TPR end-of-group domain-containing protein, producing the protein MKRLLFSFFLCIYLNGVSQQLKINEGVLTDSIPVQGAADETFATYLPSSYQVSQKAPIIFIFDPAGRGKTGLLPFIEAAEEYGYILICSNNTKNGPYGPNLEITDRLFKSVFAKFTVDSNRIYTAGFSGGSRLAGTIAVLSGAIQGVIACGAGFAQYPLYFPNKNNRFSYVGIVGDKDMNFREMQKTEDWLVSLKIPNERIVFNGEHQWPPSEVMLRALGWLEEEAFRKGVKEVNSELRSKNFKDVLVKAQYYESEGQLVEASRELSRMIEYYPDLISSDSLEKRLRKLKREKRYRKEKTRLAKVAMLEDTLNYKTKERFALELSMGESPDAFEWWENTVKELKEKYASHEEPEYQLMAYRLQRHLFAMAGESMDSFLRENKVKEQEYAEKLLLVIAPDSPFTYYQLARKYAAWKKYPSALKHLEKMMQLGWTDKNLVKNTSEFQNLKTLKEFNELLERY; encoded by the coding sequence ATGAAACGTCTTTTGTTCTCCTTCTTTCTCTGTATTTATTTAAATGGCGTCTCTCAGCAATTGAAAATAAATGAGGGAGTATTAACTGATTCGATTCCTGTGCAGGGAGCGGCAGATGAAACTTTCGCAACTTACCTGCCAAGCAGTTATCAAGTCTCCCAAAAAGCCCCAATTATTTTCATTTTCGACCCTGCCGGGAGGGGTAAAACCGGACTACTACCCTTTATTGAGGCCGCGGAAGAATACGGATATATCCTGATTTGTTCCAACAATACCAAAAACGGCCCTTATGGACCAAATTTAGAAATTACAGATCGCCTGTTCAAATCGGTTTTTGCAAAATTTACGGTAGACAGTAATCGTATATACACAGCCGGGTTTTCGGGTGGGTCTAGGCTCGCCGGGACTATTGCCGTGTTAAGCGGTGCCATACAAGGAGTGATTGCATGTGGTGCTGGTTTTGCTCAGTATCCCCTGTATTTTCCCAACAAGAATAACCGTTTCTCTTATGTAGGAATTGTGGGAGATAAAGACATGAACTTCCGGGAAATGCAAAAAACTGAGGATTGGTTAGTCTCGTTAAAGATTCCGAACGAACGCATTGTTTTTAATGGTGAACATCAATGGCCTCCTTCTGAAGTTATGCTCCGGGCGTTGGGTTGGCTGGAAGAAGAAGCGTTCAGAAAAGGTGTTAAAGAGGTAAACAGCGAGCTGAGATCCAAAAATTTTAAAGATGTACTTGTAAAGGCACAGTATTACGAAAGCGAGGGACAACTGGTTGAGGCCTCCCGGGAATTATCGCGGATGATTGAATATTATCCGGATCTGATCTCATCTGACAGCCTTGAGAAGCGATTAAGAAAATTAAAACGCGAAAAGCGATATAGGAAGGAAAAAACCCGACTAGCAAAAGTCGCGATGCTGGAAGATACTCTCAATTATAAAACAAAGGAACGCTTTGCACTTGAGCTTTCCATGGGTGAGAGTCCGGATGCCTTTGAATGGTGGGAGAATACAGTAAAGGAGCTCAAAGAAAAATACGCCTCGCACGAAGAGCCCGAGTATCAGCTGATGGCCTATCGCCTACAGCGCCATCTATTCGCTATGGCAGGGGAGTCTATGGATTCCTTTTTACGCGAGAATAAGGTAAAGGAACAGGAATACGCCGAAAAACTCCTCCTGGTCATTGCCCCTGATAGTCCGTTTACCTATTATCAACTAGCCAGAAAATACGCTGCCTGGAAGAAATATCCTTCTGCTCTTAAACACCTTGAAAAAATGATGCAACTGGGATGGACTGATAAAAATCTGGTAAAGAATACTTCGGAATTTCAAAATTTAAAAACCCTGAAGGAATTTAATGAATTGCTGGAGAGATACTGA
- a CDS encoding MarC family protein, producing MHFNFREIATASIILFAVIDIVGSIPIIINLRKKVGHIHSEKASIVAGCILVAFLFVGEEILNLIRIDVYSFAVAGAFIIFFLAIEMILGITLYRDDEPETASVVPIAFPLIAGAGTMTALLSLRAEFYVENIIVAIIVNIIFVYLVLKSSSKIERVLGKAGLGVIRKVFGVILLAIAVKLFATNVNQLFQ from the coding sequence ATGCATTTTAATTTTAGGGAAATAGCGACAGCCAGTATTATCCTTTTTGCAGTTATTGACATTGTTGGAAGCATTCCCATTATTATCAACTTACGTAAAAAAGTTGGACACATCCACTCCGAAAAAGCTTCTATCGTTGCGGGATGTATCCTGGTTGCATTTTTATTTGTCGGAGAGGAGATCCTCAACCTGATCCGCATAGACGTGTACTCCTTTGCGGTAGCAGGAGCCTTTATAATTTTCTTCCTGGCCATTGAAATGATTTTGGGAATTACCCTTTACAGGGATGATGAACCTGAAACAGCCTCGGTGGTGCCCATCGCGTTTCCATTGATAGCAGGTGCCGGGACAATGACCGCTCTGCTGTCACTCAGAGCCGAATTTTATGTAGAGAATATTATCGTGGCAATCATCGTGAATATCATTTTTGTCTACCTTGTCTTAAAGTCGTCTTCAAAAATAGAACGCGTACTCGGAAAGGCTGGCTTGGGTGTTATTCGAAAGGTATTTGGAGTGATCCTCCTGGCTATTGCAGTAAAGTTATTTGCCACAAACGTCAATCAATTATTTCAATAA
- a CDS encoding DUF3109 family protein, which yields MFQLGKTLVSEEIIEKDFVCNLTACKGACCVDGDAGAPLEESETKILRDIYEKVKPFLRQEGIEAIETLGHFVKGEDGEWETPLIDKRECAYTVFDDKGIAKCGLEEAYIQGATSWKKPVSCHLYPVRVTEYTNLTAVNYHKWQLCDPACALGESLQVPIYKFVKEALIRKFGENWYKELEQISKQHQSTQIK from the coding sequence ATGTTTCAGCTAGGAAAGACATTGGTCTCAGAAGAAATCATCGAGAAAGATTTCGTCTGTAATCTCACCGCTTGCAAAGGGGCATGTTGCGTTGACGGTGATGCCGGGGCACCGCTTGAGGAGTCGGAGACCAAAATCCTCAGGGACATTTATGAAAAAGTAAAGCCATTTCTAAGGCAGGAGGGAATCGAGGCGATTGAGACACTTGGTCATTTTGTAAAGGGCGAAGACGGGGAATGGGAAACTCCTCTCATTGATAAGCGGGAATGTGCCTATACCGTTTTTGACGATAAAGGAATTGCTAAATGCGGTTTGGAAGAAGCGTATATCCAGGGCGCAACGTCTTGGAAGAAGCCCGTTTCTTGTCATCTCTACCCTGTTCGAGTAACTGAATACACTAATCTTACGGCAGTTAATTACCACAAATGGCAACTTTGCGATCCAGCCTGTGCTCTCGGTGAAAGTCTCCAGGTACCGATCTATAAATTTGTAAAGGAAGCCCTGATTCGCAAATTTGGTGAAAATTGGTACAAGGAATTGGAACAAATCAGCAAGCAGCATCAGTCTACACAAATCAAGTAG
- a CDS encoding ribonucleotide-diphosphate reductase subunit beta has translation MSKTVEPILEENEDRFVIFPIKHHDLWEWYKKCEACFWTAEEIDLHQDLADWNNKLSDDEKYFVKHILAFFAASDGIVNENLAENFVNEVQYTEAKFFYGFQIMMENIHSETYSLLIDTYVKDEKEKSILFKAIENFPAIKKKADWALKWIDSPSFAERLIAFAAVEGIFFSGAFCSIFWLKKRGLMPGLTFSNELISRDEGMHCDYAVHLHNKHLVNKVPKERIKDIIVDALNIEREFITESLPVSLIGMNAKLMTQYLEFVTDRLLVELECEKVYNSTNPFDFMDMISLQGKTNFFEKRVSEYQKAGVLNKEKDTDSQKISFDADF, from the coding sequence ATGTCAAAGACCGTGGAGCCTATTTTAGAAGAAAATGAAGACCGTTTCGTAATCTTTCCAATTAAACATCACGACTTGTGGGAGTGGTATAAGAAATGTGAAGCTTGTTTTTGGACTGCTGAGGAAATTGACCTTCATCAGGATCTGGCGGATTGGAATAACAAGCTCAGCGATGATGAAAAGTACTTTGTAAAGCATATCCTCGCATTTTTTGCTGCCTCTGACGGCATTGTCAACGAGAATCTGGCAGAGAATTTTGTGAATGAAGTACAATACACTGAAGCAAAGTTTTTCTACGGGTTCCAGATCATGATGGAGAATATCCACTCGGAGACCTATTCTTTACTGATAGATACTTATGTAAAAGACGAAAAGGAAAAGAGCATACTGTTTAAGGCCATTGAGAATTTCCCTGCAATTAAGAAAAAGGCCGACTGGGCCCTTAAATGGATTGATTCCCCGAGCTTTGCAGAACGACTAATTGCTTTCGCCGCTGTAGAAGGAATCTTTTTCTCAGGAGCATTTTGTTCAATTTTCTGGCTGAAGAAAAGAGGTCTGATGCCAGGCCTAACTTTCTCCAATGAACTAATCTCCAGGGATGAAGGTATGCATTGCGATTACGCGGTACACTTACATAACAAACATCTCGTCAACAAGGTCCCTAAAGAAAGAATTAAAGATATCATCGTAGACGCCCTCAACATCGAGAGAGAATTTATTACAGAATCACTTCCGGTAAGTCTTATTGGGATGAATGCCAAACTCATGACTCAGTATCTCGAGTTTGTTACGGATCGCCTCCTGGTGGAATTGGAATGCGAGAAAGTCTACAACTCTACGAATCCATTTGATTTTATGGATATGATATCCCTTCAGGGGAAAACGAATTTCTTCGAAAAACGCGTATCAGAATATCAAAAAGCGGGTGTTCTTAACAAAGAAAAAGATACGGATTCACAGAAGATCAGTTTTGATGCCGATTTCTAA
- a CDS encoding ribonucleoside-diphosphate reductase subunit alpha: MYVVKRDGRKEPMMFDKITARVRKLCYGLNDLVDPVKVAMRVIEGLYDGVTTSELDNLAAEIAATLTTAHPDYAKLAARISVSNLHKNTKKSFSETMKDLYEYVNPRTGKKAPLLSDEVFKVVSENADMLDSTIIYNRDFGYDYFGFKTLERSYLLKLNGKIAERPQHMLMRVAVGIHLDDLDSAIETYELMSKKFFTHATPTLFNSGTPKPQMSSCFLLAMKDDSIDGIYDTLKNTAKISQSAGGIGLSIHNIRATGSYIAGTNGTSNGIVPMLRVFNDTARYVDQGGGKRKGSFAIYVEPWHADIFEFLELKKNHGKEEMRARDLFYAMWIPDLFMKRVETDGEWTLMCPNECPGLFTHHSEEFEELYLKYESEGKGRKTIRARELWEKILESQIETGTPYMLYKDAANRKSNQKNLGTIRSSNLCTEIMEYTSPDEVAVCNLASIALPMFIKNGSFDHKELFKVTKRVTKNLNRVIDRNYYPVKEAENSNMRHRPIGLGVQGLADAFIALRLPFTSDEAKKLNQDIFETLYYAAVTASMEAAKEEGPYSTYKGSPISKGEFQHNLWGIKDEELSGRWDWDKLRKNVKKHGVRNSLLVAPMPTASTSQILGNNECFEPYTSNIYTRRVLSGEFIVVNKHLLEDLVELGLWNENLKQELMRANGSIQHIDNIPEDIKELYKTVWELSMKDIIDMSRHRGYFIDQSQSLNLFMENANYSKLTSMHFYAWKSGLKTGMYYLRTKAAVDAIKFTLDNTKKKEVPISVAAEAEVLAATPDPKAAEAIQVKTSPVQGTEASTEPMSPEEMKALIAQAKAGEADDDCLMCGS, from the coding sequence ATGTACGTAGTAAAAAGAGACGGTAGAAAAGAACCCATGATGTTCGACAAGATCACGGCCAGGGTTCGAAAATTATGTTATGGCCTTAACGATCTTGTAGATCCTGTAAAAGTGGCCATGAGGGTTATTGAGGGCCTTTATGATGGAGTGACCACTTCAGAGCTCGATAATCTGGCTGCTGAGATTGCCGCAACTCTAACTACTGCACACCCTGATTACGCAAAGCTGGCGGCCCGAATCTCGGTATCCAACTTGCATAAAAATACGAAGAAGTCCTTCTCCGAAACCATGAAGGACCTTTATGAATATGTCAATCCGAGAACTGGAAAGAAAGCACCTTTGCTTTCCGATGAGGTATTCAAAGTGGTTTCCGAAAACGCTGATATGCTCGATTCCACAATTATTTACAACCGGGACTTTGGCTATGATTATTTTGGTTTTAAAACCCTTGAGCGCTCATACTTGCTAAAATTAAACGGAAAGATAGCTGAGCGCCCTCAGCATATGTTGATGCGGGTGGCAGTAGGGATACATCTCGACGATTTGGATTCGGCAATCGAGACTTATGAGCTCATGTCAAAAAAGTTTTTCACCCATGCCACCCCAACCCTTTTTAATTCGGGAACTCCGAAACCGCAGATGTCCTCTTGCTTTTTGCTGGCTATGAAAGATGACAGTATTGATGGTATCTATGACACACTGAAAAATACAGCAAAAATCTCACAATCCGCTGGAGGTATAGGCCTGTCTATTCACAATATCAGAGCCACCGGGTCTTACATAGCGGGTACCAACGGCACCTCTAACGGTATCGTCCCGATGTTGCGTGTATTTAACGATACTGCGAGATATGTAGATCAGGGTGGGGGGAAAAGAAAAGGTAGTTTTGCCATTTACGTAGAACCGTGGCATGCCGATATCTTTGAATTCCTGGAATTAAAAAAGAATCACGGAAAAGAAGAAATGCGGGCGCGTGACCTGTTCTACGCCATGTGGATACCGGACCTATTTATGAAGCGTGTGGAAACCGACGGGGAATGGACGCTAATGTGCCCTAACGAATGCCCCGGACTTTTCACTCATCACAGTGAAGAATTCGAAGAATTGTACCTGAAGTATGAGAGTGAAGGGAAAGGAAGAAAAACTATACGTGCAAGGGAATTGTGGGAAAAGATCCTCGAGTCTCAGATAGAGACAGGAACTCCTTACATGCTCTATAAGGATGCGGCCAATCGCAAGAGTAACCAGAAAAACCTGGGGACCATAAGATCATCCAATTTGTGCACTGAGATAATGGAATACACCTCTCCCGACGAGGTGGCGGTTTGTAATCTTGCTTCCATTGCCTTGCCTATGTTTATAAAGAATGGAAGTTTTGATCACAAAGAACTTTTCAAGGTCACAAAACGAGTCACAAAAAATCTCAACAGGGTAATTGATCGCAACTACTACCCCGTTAAAGAGGCCGAAAATTCCAACATGAGACACAGGCCTATTGGATTAGGTGTACAGGGACTTGCAGATGCTTTTATTGCGCTTCGTCTTCCGTTTACCAGTGATGAAGCAAAAAAGTTAAATCAGGATATTTTTGAAACGCTCTATTATGCGGCAGTGACTGCATCCATGGAAGCTGCCAAGGAAGAAGGACCTTATTCAACTTATAAAGGATCACCAATTTCCAAAGGTGAGTTTCAGCACAATCTCTGGGGGATTAAGGATGAAGAATTATCCGGCCGATGGGACTGGGATAAATTGCGAAAAAACGTTAAAAAACACGGAGTTAGAAATTCGCTGCTTGTTGCGCCCATGCCAACTGCATCAACTTCTCAGATTCTAGGAAACAACGAATGTTTTGAACCGTATACTTCAAATATATACACCAGAAGAGTTCTCTCAGGCGAATTTATCGTGGTAAACAAACACCTTCTTGAGGATCTGGTTGAACTGGGCTTGTGGAACGAAAACCTGAAACAGGAACTGATGCGAGCTAATGGTTCAATTCAGCATATTGATAATATTCCTGAAGATATCAAGGAACTTTACAAAACGGTTTGGGAATTGAGCATGAAGGACATCATTGATATGTCCAGGCATCGCGGATACTTCATAGATCAAAGTCAGTCTCTGAACTTATTCATGGAAAATGCGAATTATTCAAAACTGACTTCCATGCATTTTTACGCCTGGAAAAGTGGCCTGAAAACGGGAATGTATTATCTGAGGACCAAAGCAGCAGTAGATGCTATTAAATTCACCCTGGACAATACTAAAAAGAAGGAAGTGCCAATTAGTGTTGCTGCAGAAGCCGAAGTACTGGCTGCTACTCCTGACCCCAAAGCTGCTGAAGCCATTCAAGTGAAGACTTCTCCGGTACAGGGAACAGAAGCCTCAACAGAACCGATGTCACCGGAAGAAATGAAAGCGTTGATCGCACAGGCCAAAGCAGGTGAGGCTGATGATGATTGCCTCATGTGTGGTTCGTGA
- a CDS encoding hydroxypyruvate isomerase family protein, with translation MKRRTFIQNTALATGTLSLTGFSVLGNYTKNTAAHRFQLKYAPHIGMFQESAGEDPIAQLHFMADEGFTAFEDNGMMERPVQVQNEIANVMKERGLTMGVFVAHKIYWDSPNLASGNKDYREEFLGQIRDAVEVAKRVGAKWMTVVPGHRDLRLRMGYQTSHVITTLKQASAILEPHGITMVLEPLNFRDHPGLFLTESPQAYEICKAVDSPSCKILFDIYHQQIQEGNLIPNIDSCWDEIAYFQIGDNPGRNEPNSGEINYKNVFKFIYDKGFKGILGMEHGNSIAGISGERAVIDAYKIVDPQP, from the coding sequence TTGAAAAGAAGAACATTCATTCAAAATACGGCTTTAGCCACCGGAACCCTGTCCCTGACAGGGTTTTCTGTCCTTGGGAACTACACCAAAAACACCGCAGCTCACCGTTTTCAACTGAAGTATGCCCCCCATATCGGAATGTTTCAAGAAAGTGCCGGCGAAGATCCCATCGCCCAACTTCATTTTATGGCAGATGAAGGTTTCACCGCTTTCGAAGACAATGGAATGATGGAACGTCCGGTACAGGTACAAAACGAAATAGCCAACGTTATGAAGGAAAGGGGATTGACAATGGGCGTTTTTGTAGCTCATAAAATCTATTGGGATTCCCCAAACCTGGCGTCGGGAAATAAAGACTACAGGGAAGAGTTTTTAGGGCAGATACGGGATGCCGTGGAAGTTGCAAAGCGCGTTGGCGCCAAATGGATGACCGTCGTTCCGGGACACAGGGATCTTAGACTTCGGATGGGTTATCAAACATCTCATGTAATCACAACTTTAAAGCAAGCGAGTGCTATCCTTGAGCCTCACGGAATTACCATGGTCCTTGAACCTTTGAATTTTAGAGATCATCCTGGCTTGTTCCTTACGGAAAGTCCACAGGCGTACGAGATCTGTAAAGCCGTAGACTCACCTTCCTGTAAAATTCTTTTTGACATCTATCATCAACAAATCCAGGAGGGTAATTTAATCCCGAATATCGATTCCTGCTGGGACGAGATTGCCTATTTCCAAATAGGAGATAATCCGGGAAGAAATGAACCTAATAGCGGAGAAATCAACTATAAAAATGTCTTCAAATTCATTTACGATAAAGGTTTTAAAGGAATTTTGGGCATGGAACACGGTAATTCTATAGCCGGTATTTCTGGGGAAAGAGCGGTAATTGACGCTTATAAAATAGTTGATCCACAGCCTTGA